ATTGTAATACGTGATTCCTCTCCCACACTTATCCCCCTTATAGCAGGTTTATATTAAATTCATTTAAAAATATATCGTACAATTTCGATATAGGCAGTCCAACAACATTGAAATAATCACCATTTATTCTCTCTACAATCAATGCCCCATAGCCTTGAATAGCATATGAACCTGCTTTATCTAAACATTCACCTTTTTCTATATAATTTAAGATCATGTCATTGCTGAGATTCTTAATATAAACATCGGTCGATTCATAATCATTAATAAATTTGCGATTTTTTAGTGAAACCACTGAAACTCCAGTATATACCTTATGCCATCTTCCAGATAGCTTCCTAAGCATGGAAAATGCTTCACCCTTGTCCTTAGGTTTGCCTAGTATTTCACCATCTATGACAACAACTGTATCTGCTCCTATAACGATTGAATCATCATCCAATTTCTCAGCAACGCATAATGCTTTTTTTCTTGACAAATCCATAACAATATTTTCTGGTTCTTTCTCTTTTGTTTCTTCTGCTATATTGCTAGGTATCACATCAAAGTCAAGACCAATGTTTGAAAGTATCTCCCGTCGCCTAGGAGAATTTGATGCAAGAACAATCTTCATATACAATTACTTTCCTTTCGCATAATGTC
The nucleotide sequence above comes from Thermoanaerobacterium sp. CMT5567-10. Encoded proteins:
- a CDS encoding nucleoside triphosphate pyrophosphatase; this translates as MKIVLASNSPRRREILSNIGLDFDVIPSNIAEETKEKEPENIVMDLSRKKALCVAEKLDDDSIVIGADTVVVIDGEILGKPKDKGEAFSMLRKLSGRWHKVYTGVSVVSLKNRKFINDYESTDVYIKNLSNDMILNYIEKGECLDKAGSYAIQGYGALIVERINGDYFNVVGLPISKLYDIFLNEFNINLL